The proteins below are encoded in one region of Planctopirus limnophila DSM 3776:
- a CDS encoding glycosyltransferase family 4 protein codes for MSRDDLSLLMVSSNFQFRGSSVYTLRLAERLPEYGFVQSIVCPGASTVDLARRKALGIEVLPYLEAPAWKWVVLELYCRKLLAHPPDLIHIQSRTAMWHGEWIARRLNRPYVLTVHDYMQSHEFLQPDLALCRRIITVSESVKAALVERSGLPEDLFVVIPCGVPRASDEDKSLVLKSGKVPVVGTAGPLEAVKGFPFFLAAAAHVLGTHRDVEFLIAGAGPEETSLRKLARTLGIHEHVTFVPNLLDFSDALSAMDIFCLPSLQQGIGTIMLEAMAMGRPVIATSVGGVFNVVRDNQTGLLVPPSDSVRLAERIIELLTNPELARRIGAAAMLEAETEFNVEHMVEATVEVYREVLDERMAGLTTVAIPQLSKR; via the coding sequence ATGTCCCGCGACGATCTTTCATTGTTGATGGTCTCTTCGAACTTCCAGTTTCGGGGGAGTTCGGTCTACACCCTCAGGCTGGCCGAACGATTGCCTGAATACGGGTTTGTTCAGAGTATTGTCTGCCCCGGTGCCTCGACGGTTGATCTGGCGCGTCGCAAGGCGTTGGGCATTGAAGTGCTCCCTTATCTTGAAGCACCCGCCTGGAAGTGGGTTGTGCTGGAGCTTTATTGCCGCAAACTTCTGGCCCATCCCCCTGATCTGATTCATATTCAATCACGCACAGCGATGTGGCATGGTGAATGGATTGCCCGCCGGCTCAATCGACCTTATGTGCTCACAGTTCACGATTACATGCAGAGTCATGAATTTCTGCAGCCTGATCTCGCTTTATGCCGGCGGATAATCACTGTGAGTGAATCGGTCAAAGCGGCACTTGTCGAGCGATCGGGGCTGCCGGAAGATCTCTTTGTGGTCATTCCCTGTGGTGTGCCTCGGGCCAGTGATGAAGATAAATCGCTGGTCTTGAAATCAGGGAAAGTTCCCGTGGTTGGTACGGCAGGCCCCCTGGAGGCTGTCAAAGGGTTTCCGTTTTTTCTCGCTGCGGCAGCCCACGTGCTCGGGACACATCGCGACGTCGAATTTTTGATTGCGGGGGCCGGGCCGGAAGAGACCAGTTTACGCAAGTTAGCCCGCACGCTGGGTATTCATGAACATGTGACATTTGTGCCAAATCTGCTCGATTTTTCTGATGCGTTAAGTGCCATGGATATCTTTTGCCTCCCTTCGCTGCAGCAGGGGATTGGCACCATCATGCTCGAAGCGATGGCCATGGGCCGTCCGGTGATTGCGACGAGTGTGGGAGGCGTCTTCAACGTCGTTCGCGACAATCAGACAGGGCTGCTGGTCCCTCCATCAGACAGTGTCCGTCTGGCCGAAAGAATCATTGAACTGCTTACCAATCCCGAATTAGCCCGCAGAATTGGTGCTGCTGCCATGCTCGAAGCCGAGACCGAGTTCAATGTTGAACATATGGTGGAAGCGACAGTCGAGGTCTACCGTGAAGTTCTCGACGAGCGCATGGCGGGTTTGACCACCGTTGCCATCCCCCAGCTCTCGAAACGATAG
- a CDS encoding tetratricopeptide repeat protein, with the protein MFYPSDNQPAEGSPFGDDEVARSGNDSTNRHGQNDHDHGGLNESESIESESWIHGVLDDISQSILQGQLDDADLLLNRLCDAEVAPRECLELFTILSLRRGHLRDAMGYACQLQDFASELGCRQTQSRASSMIARVYRQIGDFTSARRFQQLALYSSESSDAFDLSNLALDALMASRVTLADQLAQAALSLECDDESAEFSELPDQSGADWGTLALVAMLNGDADETFSRLRLAWRHHRQAGDQLGMGLDQLHVAQLCEVHGEYKRAGRRLKKAISHFEKAQAQPQLEEAQQRMSRLQRIIGRLEHPVEWN; encoded by the coding sequence ATGTTCTATCCGTCAGATAATCAACCTGCCGAAGGTTCGCCTTTCGGCGACGATGAAGTGGCGCGCTCCGGCAACGATTCCACCAATCGCCACGGCCAGAACGATCACGATCATGGTGGTCTGAATGAGAGCGAGTCGATTGAATCCGAGAGCTGGATTCACGGAGTTCTCGACGACATCTCCCAGTCGATTCTGCAGGGTCAACTGGATGATGCCGACCTGCTGTTAAATCGTCTTTGCGATGCTGAAGTGGCGCCACGCGAATGCCTGGAGTTGTTTACGATTCTCTCCCTCCGGCGTGGTCATCTGCGTGATGCCATGGGTTATGCCTGTCAACTTCAAGATTTTGCCAGCGAATTGGGCTGTCGCCAGACGCAATCGCGAGCGTCATCGATGATTGCCCGGGTGTACCGCCAGATTGGCGACTTCACGAGTGCCCGGCGCTTTCAGCAACTGGCCCTTTATTCCAGTGAATCGTCAGACGCTTTCGATCTTTCAAATCTCGCACTCGATGCCTTGATGGCTTCACGAGTGACTTTAGCCGATCAACTTGCGCAGGCTGCTTTAAGCCTGGAATGTGACGACGAGAGTGCTGAGTTCTCCGAGTTACCCGATCAATCGGGTGCTGATTGGGGAACTTTGGCTCTCGTCGCGATGCTCAATGGCGATGCGGATGAAACCTTCTCCCGGCTCCGTCTGGCATGGCGACATCATCGTCAAGCGGGTGACCAACTGGGGATGGGGCTCGATCAACTGCATGTGGCCCAGCTGTGCGAAGTGCATGGTGAATACAAACGGGCGGGCAGACGTTTGAAAAAAGCCATCTCGCATTTCGAGAAAGCTCAGGCTCAGCCGCAACTTGAGGAAGCCCAACAGCGGATGTCACGGCTCCAGCGCATCATCGGCCGGCTGGAACATCCCGTGGAATGGAACTGA